GAGGGGGTGGAGACGCGGTGCTTGGCGGTCATCTGCAGCGAGTCGATCGAGCGCAGGATCTCCTGGAAATTCCGGCCCGTCGTCATCGGATAGACCATCACCAGCTTGATCTTCTTGTCCGGCCCGATCACGAACACGTTGCGGACGGTCTGGTTGTCGGCCGGCGTGCGGGTGAGGGGATCGCCGGAGGTCGAGGCCGGCAGCATGTCGTAGAGCTTCGACACGTTGAAATCGGTGTCGCCGATCATCGGATAGTTCGGTGCGGCACCCTGGGTTTCCTTGATGTCCTCGGCCCATTTGGCGTGACGGTCGACCGGGTCGACCGACAGGCCCATCAGCTTGACGCCGCGCTTGTCGAACTCCGGCTTCAACTTGGCGAGCGCGCCGAGCTCGGTGGTGCAGACGGGGGTGAAGTCCTTCGGGTGGGAGAACAGCAGCGCCCAGCTGTTTCCGATCCAGTCGTGGAACTTGATCTTGCCTTCGGTGGTCTGAGCTTCGAAGTCGGGGGCGACAGCGCCGATCTGAAGTGCCATGATTTTACCTCATGTCTTTGAAGTTGCTGTTGAATTCGTGTTCGGAGTGTCCTGGTGAGTATAGGAGTCGCCAGGACTTAAGTGAACCGGTTAATGAAAAAGGTGAGATTCTTCTTTTCAGGCCGGAACTCCTAGCACGTTCTTTTGATCCCTGCGCCTGCGGCGAAATATCAACTGCGACAGTGAAAGCTTGGAAGCGCCCAGATAATGCCGCTTATCGCCGCCATCACGCCGGGCCCCGGTTGTTATGCGACCCATCCATGACAGGCTTCACAGCGACCAAATAGCAACCATCTAAAAATCTCGGAACGCAAGTTCCGAATCATTAACCACTCGTTTACGCCCGCATGGAAATGCTGGCCTGAGATAGGAATTGAAAGCCCCCACAATGTCTGCCCCTAGTACCAAGACCGCTGAGCCTCTCAGCGGTGCGTTGCAACCGTCGTGCCGTAAGACCGCCGCCCATGCGCTGACCATCGTGCGCGACGGCGTGATCACCGGCGAGGGCCCCACCACCAAGGGCCGTATCCATTTTTCCCGGTCGCTCGATGCCGATGACGCTGCCTGGTGCGCGCGCATCCTGACGGCGGCTGCCGTCGAGCATCAGCCCGTCAGCCGAGCCGAGATCGAGGCGCTGTTTGAGATCAACGAGGCCGCCGCCGAGCGCAGCGATAACGGCCGCTTCGACGACCTGCTCGCCAAGGCGATTGCCCATCATGCCGCCTCGGAGTCCGGGCTACCGGTTCCGCCGCGCACGGTGGCGCTGTCGCCCGATACCAAGATCGAGGGCTGGGCGCCGGCGCAGGCGACCAAGATCGACACCAAGGTGCTGGAGTGGATCGCGACCCAGATGCGCGGCAAGCGCCGTGCCGGTCGCGCGCTGGCGGCCATGGTTGCGACGCTGGTCGGCGCGGCCGCGCTGCCGCTCGCGGCGCAGCTGCCCAACGTGTTCGATATCGGGATGGTGTAAGCCATCATCCCGAACGACGGATTGTCGTGAGAGCGGCGGGGGACTACTTCCCCGCCGTTTTCTGTTTGCCGTCCTCGGCCTCGAGCCCGAGCGTCCGCCCCGGGAATCCCGCGACGTCGAAATAGCGGGTCGAGAGCACGCGCTGGAATTTCAGCACGGTGCGCAGGCCATTGGCGGCGGGCTTCGAGGTGACGGTGCCACCGGCCATCTTCGGCACGATGCCATTCGGCAGCGCCTCCGACATCACCCGGCCGATCAGCCCGCCATTGTTCGGGGTGCGCAGATCGAGCAGCTTGGCTGCGGTCATGCCGACGTCGGCGTTGCTGACCGGAAGCGGGTCGACGTAGCCCGACTTGAAGTCGGGGCCGATCGCCGCGGTGAAGTTGAAGGTATCGCCGCGGCTGAAGCTGCCGTGCATGCCCTGGCCCTGGCGCAGCACGGTGTCGGCGATCTGCACCGAGCAGTTGGTCGGGATCTCGCAGCCGCTCGACCAGGAGCGGAAGTTGACCACGATCGACGGGTTCGGCGTCGTCGCCTTGCCCTTCAGGTTGAGCGCCGACATCGGCAGCGTGCCGGGGAAGCGGCCGAGCTTGTCATCGACGAAGAGGCCGCTGACATAGTCCTGCTCGAGCAGCGCCTTGACGACGCGGCCGGCGAGCTTCTTGTCGCGGTTCGGCAGATAGATCAGGTCCGAACCGCCATTGGTTGCGATCACGACGTCGGGCTTGGTCGGGTCCTTGCCGAGCACGCCGTTGCCGGCCTTCGGATGGGCGGTGTCGGCGACCTGGGCGTTCTTGTTGTTGGGGTCGTAGAGCGGCAGGTCCAGCGCCTTGGCGAGATCGATCGCCAGGAAGCCCATCGGCAGGAAATCCTTCGGCGTGTCGGTATAGGAGATCTTGGCCGACGGGCTGGTCTTGCTCTCCTTCGAGATCGTCGAGAAGCCGTGGTCGGAGGAGACGATGATGTTGGTGGTGGCGGCAAGGCCGAGCTCGTCGAGCGCCTTGCGGAGCTGCGCCAGGTTGTTGTCGGCATTCTTGATGCCGGCCATCGAGGTCGGGCCGTTGATGCCGGGGGTGATGGTGTTGAGGCTGTCGCCGGTGTTGTGCTGGCTGCCGTCCGGGTCGCGCGA
The DNA window shown above is from Bradyrhizobium sp. ISRA464 and carries:
- a CDS encoding peroxiredoxin yields the protein MALQIGAVAPDFEAQTTEGKIKFHDWIGNSWALLFSHPKDFTPVCTTELGALAKLKPEFDKRGVKLMGLSVDPVDRHAKWAEDIKETQGAAPNYPMIGDTDFNVSKLYDMLPASTSGDPLTRTPADNQTVRNVFVIGPDKKIKLVMVYPMTTGRNFQEILRSIDSLQMTAKHRVSTPSDWKQGEDVIISGSVSDEEAKTIYPQGWKAPKPYIRIVPQPK
- a CDS encoding alkaline phosphatase family protein; the protein is MRRAITLLSASMIALSAGAASAQNAKPHNLILFVPDGLRGGIVTPQTAPAMADIRDKGVSFKNSHSLFPTFTMANSSALSTGHYLGDTGTFSNTIFTGYSSAPAGDTVVPFIENDAVLADIDDHFNGDYLNEETLLKLARGHGFSTAAIGKVGPTLLFDHTDRGKNTIVVDDSTGGKTGVPLSDEMKEALTKAGLPLTTPGRGDNAKAGDAKTPGTTVANVAQQAYMADVATKVVLPMFKARNKPFVLVFWSRDPDGSQHNTGDSLNTITPGINGPTSMAGIKNADNNLAQLRKALDELGLAATTNIIVSSDHGFSTISKESKTSPSAKISYTDTPKDFLPMGFLAIDLAKALDLPLYDPNNKNAQVADTAHPKAGNGVLGKDPTKPDVVIATNGGSDLIYLPNRDKKLAGRVVKALLEQDYVSGLFVDDKLGRFPGTLPMSALNLKGKATTPNPSIVVNFRSWSSGCEIPTNCSVQIADTVLRQGQGMHGSFSRGDTFNFTAAIGPDFKSGYVDPLPVSNADVGMTAAKLLDLRTPNNGGLIGRVMSEALPNGIVPKMAGGTVTSKPAANGLRTVLKFQRVLSTRYFDVAGFPGRTLGLEAEDGKQKTAGK